The sequence below is a genomic window from Bradyrhizobium septentrionale.
CGTCTCCGCGGTCAGCGGCAAGCTGGCCTCGCTCGAGGTCGGCATCGGCGATGCCGTCCGCCGCGATCAGGTGATCGCCCGGATCGTCCAGACCGAGACCGAGCAGCGGCTTCAGCAGGCGAGGGATGTCCTGCGCGAGCGCGAACGCGAGCATGCCGAGCTCGCCGGGGCGATCTCGCGGGAGATCGATGCCAAGCTTGCCAATTATGCGGCGCAGGAGGCAGGTCTGGGCAACGTGATCGCGGCTGCCGAGAAGCGCACCGCCTATCTCACCGACGAGGTGGCCAAGCTCGAGCCGGCGGCAGCGAATGGAACTGTCACGCGCAGGTATCTCGAGGACCGCCGCGTCGAACTCAACAATGCGCGGGAACGCATCACCGACGCAAGGAACGACATTCTCAAGCTCAATGCGCAGCAGCTGGATCTGCAGAGCCAGCGTGAGCGCGATCGGCTGCTTTCGGAATTCAAGGTCAATGATGCGAAGCGGACGGTTGAGCAGCTTGCGGCCGAGCTGGAACGGGGATCACGGATCCTCAGTCCCGCTGACGGGCGTGTCGTCGAACTCAAAGTGTCCAGCGGCGCCGTGCTTGCCCTGGGTACGCCGGTTATCGAAATCGAGACCGCGGGACAGGTCCTCGAAGCGACGGTCTACATGCCGCCGGACCGTGGCAAGAACATCAGGCCCGGCATGGAGGTTCGTGTCGAGCCGAGCACCATCAAACGGGAAGAATACGGCGCGATTGTCGGCAATGTGGTGGCGGTTTCGGAATTCCCTGTGACGCCCCAGGGCATGCTGGCGGACCTGCACAACGATGCATTGGTCAAGCGCTTTTCGCAGGACGGCGCGCCCTATACGGCCAAGGTGACCCTGGAGCGCGATCCCTCCACCGTCAGCGGGTATCGCTGGACCTCCGGCAAGGGGCCGCCGATCCAGCTCTCGACCGGTACGCTGACCCGGGCCGAAGTTACGACGCGCGAGCAGCAGCCGATCGATCTGGTGATTCCGCTGATGAAGCGGCTCAGCGGCATTGGCGGCTAGGATCGGCAGCGCATGACCGCGTCATCGCGCCAAACCGATGCCCGGCCGGCGCTCCTCGATCGCCTCGGCAACTGGATCAGGCGCATCCCGCTGCCGGTGCGACGGCGCTGGGTCAGTCCCACGGTATTCCAGATGGAAGCGCTGGAATGCGGCGCGGCTTCGCTCGCGATGATCCTGGCGTATCACGGTCTCTGGGTGCCGCTGGAAAAGCTCCGCGAAGCCTGCGGCGTGTCCCGGGACGGCAGCAAGGCCAGCAACGTGCTGAAGGCCGCGCGGCAATTCGGACTGACGGCAAAGGGGTTCAGGAAGGAGCCGGCGACGCTGCATGAGCTGCCGATGCCATCGATCATCCACTGGAACTTCAACCATTTCGTGGTGCTCGAAAGGCTGGATTCGGATTACGCCTATCTCAACGATCCCTCGACCGGGCGCCGCAAGGTCGGTCACGATGAATTCGACGCGGCCTTCACGGGCGTTGTCCTGGCGATGGAGCCGGGCCCCGACTTCAAGCCCGGTGGTCGCGAGCCCGACCTTATTCCGGTGCTGCTGCGGCGACTGTCGAATTCGTTGGGGGCGGTGCTGCTGTTGGTTGCACTCAGCATGGCGCTGGTGGTGCCCACCATCCTGGTTCCGGCATTCGCGAAAATCTTTGTCGATGACGTTCTGATCAAGCATGTCGAGGGCTGGTTCACACCTTTGCTGATCGGCATGGCGATGACAGCCGTGGCGCGGGCGCTGATGACGGCATTTCAACAGTCGCTGCTCCTGCGTATCCAGACCAAGCTCACGGTGACGATGGTCAGCCAGTTGCTCTGGCACGTCCTGACCCTTCCGATGGAATTCTTCACCCAGCGGCACTCAGGCGACCTCGCCAACCGCATAGCCGCCAGCGAACAGATCGCCCAGCTGCTTTCGAACGGGGTGGCTGCCAATGCGCTGAACCTGATCGCGGTCGTCTTCGTCGCCGTGACGATGGCGTTCTACGACGGTTTGCTGGCCGCGATCAGCATCGCCATGGCTCTCCTCAATGTCCTCGTCCTCAGGCTGGTCGCGCGCCAGCGCGAGGACCTCAACCGCAAGCTGTCGATCGAACGTGCCAAGCTGAATGGAAGCACCATCGAAATCATCCGCACGATCGAAACGATCAAGGCCGGCGGCCTGGAAGATGACGCTTTCGCGCGCTGGGCGGGGTTTCAGGCCAAGGTCCTGAATGCCGAGCGTGATCTCGGCGTCTACTCCACCTTCCTCGACAGCTGTCCGATCTTCCTGACCGGATTGACCACCGCGATCGTGCTGGGGGTGGGGGGCCTTCGGATCGTCGACGGCGCATTGACCATCGGTGGCCTCGTCGCCCTGCAGGCCCTGCTCACCAGCCTGGTCGAGCCGGTCAACGCACTTGTGCAGCAGGCCGCTGTCTTCCTCGCCATCAAGGGCAACCTGTTCCGGATCGAGGACGTCTTCAACTATCCCGCCCGCCCCCTGGTGCCGATCGAGCGCGCGCCCGCAACGATGCCCGCAAAACTGTCGGGCCGGGTCGAGTTGAAGGACATCTCGTTCGGATATTCGGCGCTTGAGCCGCCGCTGATCGAGGATTTTTCGCTGGTCGTCGAGCCCGGTCGCCGCGTCGCGCTGGTCGGTGCGTCGGGCAGCGGCAAATCCACCGTTGGACGGCTGGTCAGCGGACTCTACCGGCCGTGGTCCGGCGACATCCGCATCGACGGCTGGTCGATGGCCGAGATTCCCCAGGAGATATTCACCAACTCGGTCGCCTATGTCGATCAGGAAATCCTGCTGTTCGAAGGGACCGCCCGCGACAACCTCACGCTCTGGGACCATACCGTGGCTGAAGC
It includes:
- a CDS encoding NHLP family bacteriocin export ABC transporter peptidase/permease/ATPase subunit encodes the protein MTASSRQTDARPALLDRLGNWIRRIPLPVRRRWVSPTVFQMEALECGAASLAMILAYHGLWVPLEKLREACGVSRDGSKASNVLKAARQFGLTAKGFRKEPATLHELPMPSIIHWNFNHFVVLERLDSDYAYLNDPSTGRRKVGHDEFDAAFTGVVLAMEPGPDFKPGGREPDLIPVLLRRLSNSLGAVLLLVALSMALVVPTILVPAFAKIFVDDVLIKHVEGWFTPLLIGMAMTAVARALMTAFQQSLLLRIQTKLTVTMVSQLLWHVLTLPMEFFTQRHSGDLANRIAASEQIAQLLSNGVAANALNLIAVVFVAVTMAFYDGLLAAISIAMALLNVLVLRLVARQREDLNRKLSIERAKLNGSTIEIIRTIETIKAGGLEDDAFARWAGFQAKVLNAERDLGVYSTFLDSCPIFLTGLTTAIVLGVGGLRIVDGALTIGGLVALQALLTSLVEPVNALVQQAAVFLAIKGNLFRIEDVFNYPARPLVPIERAPATMPAKLSGRVELKDISFGYSALEPPLIEDFSLVVEPGRRVALVGASGSGKSTVGRLVSGLYRPWSGDIRIDGWSMAEIPQEIFTNSVAYVDQEILLFEGTARDNLTLWDHTVAEASVSRALKDALIHEEVVVRAGNYDCHVAEDGRNFSGGQRQRLEIARALAGNPSVVVLDEATSALDPIVEKAIDDNLRRRGCTCIIVAHRLSTIRDCDEILVMSNGRVVQRGTHQELLAEGGEYVQLVSSE
- a CDS encoding NHLP bacteriocin system secretion protein produces the protein MRRETERIFRAAAIERLSNPEQLDHVVGVTRPFDWMAAAALALGLAVLVAWSVLGRIPTRVSGDGILLSSGGRLVDAVSAVSGKLASLEVGIGDAVRRDQVIARIVQTETEQRLQQARDVLREREREHAELAGAISREIDAKLANYAAQEAGLGNVIAAAEKRTAYLTDEVAKLEPAAANGTVTRRYLEDRRVELNNARERITDARNDILKLNAQQLDLQSQRERDRLLSEFKVNDAKRTVEQLAAELERGSRILSPADGRVVELKVSSGAVLALGTPVIEIETAGQVLEATVYMPPDRGKNIRPGMEVRVEPSTIKREEYGAIVGNVVAVSEFPVTPQGMLADLHNDALVKRFSQDGAPYTAKVTLERDPSTVSGYRWTSGKGPPIQLSTGTLTRAEVTTREQQPIDLVIPLMKRLSGIGG